The following proteins come from a genomic window of Halorussus halophilus:
- a CDS encoding DUF7286 family protein — protein sequence MRDERQEAPMKLAEDERGRIPFALVGVLLLVTSATLSVTLTASPEPQVDRSVGEAVERATAASNTALRGAVSRAGRRAASAPVTATANTTFGAVVNDSTPYRDALRIRIYLAAREALGSVSARAAGVEASASLPATPNASALRAAKRRVHVERTGERGASGLRVTIENVTVTASKSERIAEQTTYSPTLTVASPALALHERTERFETRLNHGPLSPGLGRRLTASLYPVAWARGYAHYGRAPIENVVANRHVALVTNGAILREQRRVFGRTDPAGRRALGWATVRVGTTDLVEATHTERASRWTNLLLEAAKKNTQSAPLMSGKSRQTGTQTPLRVGVNRTADRAYLGVLSDSNLSSILETAYGAEVRLHAAVRPERIEQQPTPRPPGENWTKANERVRTTVRVTDASAPVPGTTSGWHRLQSATREVVQRHSLVVEWERSADVEGKNNETRRTVSRWTETYRVGVLLAGNHRSVAGPVNVPTRQIVGVHQRGGPLDGPNLRDVRALAAERLVTNRGGFDRLAERAVLGTLDTRPVTVSGRHPVELKPWVVADLRSLRKRVRNVTVAVPRRKVATGDANPAAELAQKLESRREALMDAPASYDGVADRARVTVRAAYLDRVIRRLHARGNREKRLNRGVDDVLTEAGLSAERIQRIASSKAGVETPSQKPMPAAGPGRSANLSVDGAPPYLTLSPIDHEQVAAVPAGDRRYPLAARNVNLFTVPYADAADTAIGLLDGTRSNQRTDLQSAALSLRAANRTLAEKQNETLAENRDALQRSLAGSLDAVRRRLAARLADRDDRRSAAAYRDIVDAGLTRWNTTTAQTLAVTNGSAADAIVAELVRRESTSKPSIRAERVELRVRFALEATRKHVDGPRQSLVGQTSKKARWVAREEVKRVVGDTVANATKRGADRIKDRWFGKVLSDVHAGLPVAPVPGYWYATANVWHVEVKGGYAKFTVRTPQGSPLETGSSDRGVTYVRKTGRVRIDVDDDGDREVLGRTTPVSFETSTVVVVVVPPGPPGVGDTDGDADERSPGWSAKR from the coding sequence GTGCGGGACGAACGGCAGGAGGCCCCGATGAAACTCGCCGAAGACGAGCGCGGCCGGATCCCGTTCGCACTCGTCGGCGTCCTGCTGCTCGTGACCAGTGCCACGCTCAGCGTAACGCTCACGGCCTCGCCCGAACCACAGGTAGACCGCTCGGTCGGTGAGGCGGTCGAACGGGCGACTGCGGCAAGCAACACCGCACTCCGCGGGGCCGTCTCGCGGGCCGGACGGCGCGCGGCCAGCGCGCCGGTGACGGCGACGGCGAACACCACCTTCGGTGCAGTCGTCAACGACTCGACGCCGTACCGCGACGCGCTCCGCATCCGCATCTATCTCGCGGCACGGGAGGCTCTGGGTAGCGTCTCGGCACGCGCCGCGGGCGTCGAAGCGTCGGCGTCGCTTCCGGCGACGCCGAACGCGAGTGCGCTTCGGGCCGCCAAGCGGCGGGTCCACGTCGAGCGGACTGGTGAGCGCGGCGCGTCCGGGCTTCGAGTCACCATCGAGAACGTCACCGTCACTGCGAGCAAGTCCGAGCGAATTGCCGAACAAACAACCTACTCGCCGACGCTGACTGTCGCCAGCCCTGCGCTCGCGCTCCACGAGCGAACCGAACGATTCGAGACGAGACTGAACCATGGGCCGCTCAGCCCCGGACTCGGTCGCAGACTCACCGCGAGCCTCTACCCTGTGGCGTGGGCGCGTGGCTACGCCCACTACGGCAGGGCCCCCATCGAGAACGTCGTGGCGAATAGGCACGTCGCACTCGTTACGAACGGAGCGATTCTGCGCGAACAGCGGCGTGTCTTCGGCCGCACGGACCCGGCCGGACGCCGCGCGCTCGGATGGGCGACGGTTCGCGTCGGCACCACCGACCTCGTGGAAGCGACTCACACCGAGCGCGCGAGTCGTTGGACCAACCTTCTGCTGGAAGCCGCCAAGAAGAACACGCAGTCAGCACCCCTGATGAGCGGGAAATCCAGACAGACCGGGACACAGACGCCACTCCGCGTCGGCGTCAATCGAACTGCCGACCGAGCGTACCTCGGGGTACTCTCCGACTCTAACCTCTCGTCGATCCTCGAAACCGCCTACGGTGCGGAGGTGCGGCTCCACGCCGCGGTTCGCCCGGAACGAATCGAGCAGCAACCGACGCCGCGACCGCCGGGCGAAAACTGGACGAAGGCGAACGAGCGCGTCCGAACGACGGTTCGAGTTACGGACGCGAGCGCGCCGGTTCCCGGGACGACTTCGGGATGGCATCGGCTACAGAGCGCGACGCGTGAGGTCGTCCAGCGGCATTCGCTGGTAGTCGAGTGGGAGCGAAGCGCGGACGTGGAGGGGAAAAACAACGAGACGCGACGAACCGTCTCGCGCTGGACCGAGACGTACCGTGTCGGCGTCCTGTTGGCTGGCAACCACCGGTCGGTCGCAGGTCCTGTTAATGTCCCGACCCGCCAAATCGTGGGCGTCCACCAGCGGGGCGGCCCGCTCGACGGGCCGAACCTCCGAGACGTGCGCGCGCTGGCCGCGGAGCGACTCGTCACGAATCGCGGTGGCTTCGACCGACTCGCCGAGCGCGCAGTCCTCGGTACGCTCGACACACGCCCAGTCACCGTCTCTGGCCGCCATCCTGTCGAACTCAAACCATGGGTCGTCGCAGACCTGCGTTCGTTGCGCAAACGCGTCCGGAACGTCACCGTCGCAGTCCCGCGGCGGAAGGTGGCGACCGGCGACGCGAATCCGGCGGCCGAACTCGCACAGAAGCTCGAAAGTCGCCGAGAGGCACTGATGGACGCACCAGCGAGCTACGACGGCGTAGCCGACCGAGCGCGAGTTACGGTGCGCGCGGCCTATCTCGACCGGGTGATTCGGCGACTCCACGCTCGTGGAAATCGAGAGAAGCGCCTGAACCGCGGCGTGGACGACGTGTTAACCGAGGCCGGACTCTCCGCGGAGCGAATCCAGCGAATCGCGAGCTCGAAAGCTGGCGTCGAGACGCCGTCACAGAAACCGATGCCAGCGGCAGGTCCCGGCCGGTCGGCGAACCTGAGCGTCGATGGCGCGCCACCGTATCTCACGCTATCGCCCATCGACCACGAGCAGGTCGCCGCAGTTCCGGCGGGCGACCGGCGGTATCCGCTCGCGGCGCGCAACGTGAACCTGTTCACGGTTCCCTACGCCGACGCTGCCGACACGGCGATTGGATTGCTCGACGGCACGAGAAGCAACCAGCGAACCGACTTGCAGTCGGCCGCGCTCTCGCTCCGGGCGGCCAACCGGACGCTGGCCGAGAAGCAGAACGAAACGCTGGCTGAGAACCGGGACGCGCTTCAACGCTCGCTCGCTGGCTCGCTGGACGCCGTTCGACGGCGACTCGCCGCGCGCCTCGCGGACAGAGACGACCGGCGGTCGGCGGCGGCCTACCGAGACATCGTCGATGCGGGACTCACGCGCTGGAACACCACGACAGCACAGACACTGGCAGTGACGAACGGGTCGGCAGCCGACGCAATTGTGGCCGAGTTGGTCCGACGGGAATCGACTTCGAAACCGTCGATTCGAGCGGAACGAGTCGAACTCCGCGTTCGGTTCGCACTCGAAGCGACCCGCAAACACGTCGATGGCCCGCGCCAGTCGCTGGTCGGGCAGACGAGCAAGAAGGCTCGCTGGGTCGCTCGCGAAGAGGTCAAGCGCGTCGTCGGCGACACGGTCGCGAACGCTACCAAGCGCGGTGCCGACCGCATCAAAGACCGCTGGTTCGGGAAGGTGCTATCGGACGTTCACGCCGGACTACCAGTCGCGCCGGTCCCGGGGTACTGGTACGCGACGGCGAACGTCTGGCACGTCGAGGTGAAGGGCGGGTACGCGAAGTTCACGGTTCGCACACCGCAGGGGTCGCCACTCGAAACGGGTAGCAGCGACCGCGGCGTGACCTACGTTCGCAAGACTGGGCGCGTCCGAATCGACGTTGACGACGACGGAGACCGGGAGGTTCTGGGTCGAACGACGCCAGTCTCGTTCGAGACGAGTACTGTCGTCGTGGTCGTCGTACCGCCCGGTCCGCCCGGCGTCGGCGACACCGACGGCGACGCCGACGAGCGGTCGCCGGGGTGGTCGGCCAAACGGTAA
- a CDS encoding DUF5791 family protein: MLYDEVADPEETTPEELRQNYESELAEIVETVGVEAAAEESGVERKKLDALVAGESPRLLLEDAAAIFALREDAPAKDDILLETRDHLMMGMTTAILDVDTIAAELDSGMDSKEIQQKIEGRMAMPLEQFALVQHFIASRSGM, translated from the coding sequence ATGCTCTACGACGAAGTCGCCGACCCCGAGGAGACGACGCCCGAGGAACTCCGCCAGAACTACGAGTCTGAACTGGCCGAAATAGTCGAGACGGTCGGCGTCGAAGCCGCCGCCGAGGAGAGTGGCGTCGAACGGAAGAAACTCGACGCACTCGTCGCGGGCGAGTCGCCGCGACTGCTACTCGAAGACGCGGCGGCGATTTTCGCCCTCCGAGAGGACGCCCCGGCGAAAGACGACATCCTACTGGAGACCCGCGACCACCTGATGATGGGGATGACGACGGCCATCCTCGACGTGGACACCATCGCGGCCGAACTCGACTCCGGCATGGACAGCAAGGAGATTCAACAGAAGATAGAGGGTCGGATGGCGATGCCACTGGAGCAGTTCGCGCTCGTCCAGCACTTCATCGCCAGCAGAAGCGGGATGTAG
- a CDS encoding SDR family oxidoreductase has translation MNVVILGCGYVGLELGRQLTDAGHRAVGVRRSSDGIDAIEDAGFDAVQADVTDADSLEAVPDADHVVFAASSGGRDAAAAREVYVEGLRTAIEAFGVRENSPERFVYTSSTGVYGDHGGDWVDEATPLEPTTEKTEVLVEAEQVAREEPPEWGIDGTVARLAGIYGPDRTRLERYLDGPVTEGYLNMIHRDDAAGAIRFLLERDLARGEVVLVVDDEPVSKWTFADWLADECGVARPAKQTTEERLADEGLSERVRRRLLTSKRCSNERLRSLGYEFTYPTYKAGYRTAIDAYVGQR, from the coding sequence ATGAACGTCGTTATTCTCGGTTGTGGCTACGTCGGTCTCGAACTCGGCCGTCAGTTGACCGACGCTGGTCACCGAGCAGTCGGCGTTCGCCGGTCTTCGGACGGTATCGACGCCATCGAGGACGCAGGCTTCGACGCCGTGCAGGCCGACGTGACCGACGCCGATTCGTTGGAAGCGGTACCGGACGCCGACCACGTCGTCTTCGCGGCCAGTTCCGGCGGCCGGGACGCCGCGGCCGCCCGCGAGGTGTACGTCGAGGGGCTTCGAACCGCAATCGAGGCGTTCGGCGTACGCGAGAACTCCCCCGAGCGATTCGTCTACACGTCCAGCACCGGCGTCTACGGCGACCACGGCGGCGACTGGGTGGACGAGGCGACGCCGTTGGAACCGACGACTGAGAAGACCGAGGTTCTCGTGGAGGCCGAGCAAGTGGCCCGAGAGGAGCCTCCCGAGTGGGGAATCGACGGCACTGTCGCGCGCCTCGCGGGTATCTACGGACCCGATAGGACGCGGCTTGAGCGATATCTGGACGGCCCGGTGACTGAGGGCTATCTGAACATGATACACCGCGACGACGCCGCGGGCGCGATTCGATTCCTGTTGGAGCGAGACCTCGCGCGCGGCGAAGTCGTGCTGGTCGTGGACGACGAACCGGTCTCGAAGTGGACGTTCGCTGATTGGTTGGCCGACGAGTGTGGCGTGGCGCGACCAGCGAAGCAGACTACCGAAGAGCGACTCGCGGACGAGGGCCTCTCAGAGCGCGTTCGTCGGCGACTGCTGACGAGCAAACGCTGTTCGAACGAGCGGCTTCGGTCTCTCGGATACGAGTTCACTTATCCGACATACAAAGCGGGTTACCGGACCGCTATCGACGCTTACGTCGGGCAACGTTAG
- a CDS encoding DHH family phosphoesterase encodes MQLPALPELQFQGVLRAVENYGLENPELAGAAVLGAVALLASLWLVVRWIRRPMGARLKRALAKREAIAILMHPNPDPDAMACAIGIAHLAGEVGTDATLQFTGQIRHQENRAFRTVLDLELECIGHIEELAAEDVVLVDHNTPRGFDGAERLEPYAVVDHHPGNGTGEVFTDQRTDYGACATIVAEYLDDLGGEPLGPDDSEDADFVVPSEVTTGLLYGIQSDTKHLTNGCTGAEFEAAAYLYEGVDEDLLDRIANPQVSAEVLEVKSRAISGRDVRGAFAVSDVGRLSNADAVPQAADELLHLEGVTAVVVYGRREDTVYVSGRSRDDRVHMGKALESVAADIPGASAGGHARMGGGQVPVEGAAYTHDSEIQTWDQSELTTDIFAALNGDV; translated from the coding sequence ATGCAACTGCCAGCACTCCCGGAACTCCAGTTCCAAGGCGTCCTCCGGGCCGTAGAGAACTACGGTCTGGAGAACCCGGAACTGGCGGGGGCGGCCGTCCTCGGGGCGGTCGCACTGCTGGCCTCGTTGTGGCTGGTCGTGCGATGGATTCGCCGACCGATGGGCGCGCGTCTGAAGCGCGCGCTGGCCAAGCGCGAGGCAATCGCCATTCTGATGCACCCCAACCCGGACCCCGACGCGATGGCCTGCGCGATAGGCATCGCCCATCTCGCCGGAGAAGTCGGAACCGATGCGACGCTCCAGTTCACCGGCCAGATACGCCACCAAGAGAACCGTGCGTTCAGGACCGTCCTTGACCTCGAACTGGAGTGCATCGGCCACATCGAGGAGTTGGCCGCGGAGGACGTAGTCCTCGTAGACCACAACACTCCCCGCGGCTTCGACGGGGCGGAACGACTAGAACCGTACGCAGTCGTAGACCACCACCCCGGCAACGGCACGGGCGAAGTGTTCACCGACCAGCGAACCGACTACGGTGCGTGTGCCACCATCGTCGCCGAGTACCTCGACGACTTGGGCGGCGAACCGCTCGGCCCGGACGACTCCGAGGACGCAGACTTCGTCGTCCCTTCCGAGGTGACGACCGGACTGCTCTACGGGATTCAATCCGACACGAAGCACCTGACGAACGGCTGTACCGGCGCGGAGTTCGAGGCCGCCGCGTACCTCTACGAAGGGGTAGACGAGGACCTGCTCGACCGCATCGCCAACCCGCAGGTCAGCGCGGAAGTACTGGAAGTCAAGTCGCGCGCCATCTCCGGACGCGACGTTCGCGGTGCGTTCGCGGTCAGCGACGTGGGCCGACTGAGCAACGCCGACGCCGTCCCGCAGGCCGCCGACGAACTCCTACACTTGGAGGGCGTCACCGCGGTCGTCGTCTACGGCCGCCGAGAAGACACGGTGTACGTCTCGGGTCGTTCGCGCGACGACCGTGTTCACATGGGCAAGGCACTCGAATCGGTCGCCGCCGACATTCCCGGCGCGAGCGCAGGTGGCCACGCCCGAATGGGCGGCGGGCAGGTACCGGTCGAAGGCGCGGCGTACACCCACGATTCGGAGATACAGACGTGGGACCAGAGCGAACTCACGACCGACATCTTCGCGGCACTGAACGGCGACGTGTAA
- a CDS encoding aldo/keto reductase, translating to MATADGTYEYKLQHGDEFGRTYFRRFNDLAVSSIGAGTYLGDPTDAVDSRYHDALTTAFESGINVVDTASNYRCQRSERVVGRAVEDADVSRDAIFVSTKGGFLPFDGSRPENPGEYVREEFVETGLVSREDLVRGSHCIAPDFVDAQLDQSLANLGVEEIDCYYVHNPETQLEDNSPEDVYDQLEATFTRLEERAAAGDISTYGVATWNAFRVPEGDDQYLSLPEVVSRARKAAKVAENTATHFRAVQLPFNVFMADAFTVEAQSGPEGDQSALWFAHEAGLNVFTSASIAQGDLASQIPAEVAETLEGDSTVQRAINFARSAPGVTSSLVGMSRSEHVEENVEAGRFDPMGADAFDAVFE from the coding sequence ATGGCCACTGCGGACGGCACCTACGAGTACAAACTCCAACACGGCGACGAGTTCGGCCGCACCTACTTCCGGCGGTTCAACGACCTCGCCGTCTCCAGCATCGGTGCGGGGACGTATCTGGGCGACCCGACCGACGCCGTCGATTCGCGCTACCACGACGCACTCACGACGGCGTTCGAAAGCGGCATCAACGTCGTAGACACTGCCAGCAACTACCGCTGTCAGCGGAGCGAACGCGTCGTCGGACGAGCAGTCGAGGACGCCGACGTGTCCCGCGACGCTATCTTCGTCTCCACGAAAGGGGGGTTCCTCCCCTTCGACGGCTCTCGACCCGAGAACCCCGGCGAGTACGTTCGAGAGGAGTTCGTCGAGACGGGCCTCGTCTCGCGGGAGGACCTCGTGCGCGGCAGTCACTGCATCGCGCCCGACTTCGTAGACGCGCAACTCGACCAGTCGCTCGCCAATTTGGGAGTCGAGGAAATCGACTGCTACTACGTCCACAATCCGGAGACGCAATTAGAGGACAACTCGCCCGAGGACGTGTACGACCAACTCGAAGCGACGTTCACGCGCCTCGAAGAGCGAGCGGCGGCGGGCGATATCTCGACGTACGGCGTGGCGACGTGGAACGCATTCCGGGTGCCCGAGGGCGACGACCAGTACCTCTCGCTTCCGGAAGTGGTCTCGCGGGCCAGAAAAGCCGCGAAGGTCGCCGAGAACACTGCGACGCACTTCCGCGCCGTGCAGTTGCCGTTCAACGTCTTCATGGCCGACGCGTTCACCGTCGAAGCCCAATCGGGTCCCGAGGGCGACCAGAGCGCGCTCTGGTTCGCTCACGAAGCGGGCCTGAACGTCTTCACTAGCGCGAGCATCGCGCAGGGCGACTTGGCGAGCCAGATTCCCGCGGAGGTCGCAGAAACGTTAGAGGGAGATTCCACGGTCCAGCGCGCCATCAACTTCGCGCGGAGCGCGCCCGGCGTCACGTCCTCGCTGGTCGGGATGAGTCGCTCCGAACACGTCGAGGAGAACGTCGAGGCAGGCCGGTTCGACCCGATGGGCGCGGACGCCTTCGACGCCGTGTTCGAGTAA
- a CDS encoding HVO_0758 family zinc finger protein, protein MKSIRRGLNEHEVEKDTRGRFSCGICKESLASNDGQHVRACPDCGKEWKTT, encoded by the coding sequence ATGAAATCGATACGTCGCGGACTGAACGAACACGAAGTGGAGAAGGATACCCGCGGACGATTCTCGTGTGGTATCTGCAAGGAGTCGCTGGCGTCGAACGACGGCCAGCACGTGCGAGCGTGCCCTGACTGTGGCAAGGAGTGGAAGACGACGTAG
- a CDS encoding MFS transporter — MVFLVNLARVVFAPLLEPLSAAFTMTEGTAGLVATLAWLGSALPRIPTGYLLTRVRRHRVVLGTGVVLTGAAAFTSVASSVAMLGVGAFLMGLASGAYFIAANPLITELYPERVGRVIGIHGTASQIAAAIAGLFVGAVLLAGEWQLAFQLIAVVAALTTAVFYRTAKRTELPDVGSADRDLFAAARRQWPIIVSGVAILGATGFVWNGFFNFFPQYVNASKAGLGPATGRTLLTVVFAAGVPAFWLTGRLADRVPHVPLMLTVLGAFIACLLVLTVVQGFWAIAVVTAILGYVIHSLFPAMDTYLLDSLPDENRASAYSLYSGAMMIVQAGGSWGVGELVEAGYQYDTIFRTFAGALVAILAVLVVLYAANKLPTGGRDPTVARGD, encoded by the coding sequence ATGGTCTTTCTCGTCAACCTCGCTCGCGTCGTGTTCGCCCCGCTGTTGGAACCGTTGTCTGCCGCGTTCACGATGACCGAGGGAACGGCGGGCTTAGTCGCCACGCTGGCGTGGTTAGGCAGTGCCTTACCACGTATTCCGACGGGATACCTCCTCACTCGCGTCCGCCGCCATCGTGTCGTCCTCGGGACCGGTGTCGTCCTGACCGGTGCCGCGGCGTTCACCTCCGTGGCGTCCTCGGTGGCGATGCTCGGCGTCGGCGCGTTCCTGATGGGTTTGGCCAGCGGCGCGTACTTCATCGCCGCGAACCCGCTCATCACGGAACTGTACCCAGAGCGAGTCGGCCGGGTCATCGGCATCCACGGAACGGCGAGTCAGATCGCTGCCGCAATCGCTGGCCTGTTCGTCGGTGCGGTGTTGCTCGCCGGGGAGTGGCAGTTGGCGTTTCAACTCATCGCCGTCGTCGCGGCACTGACGACGGCCGTCTTCTATCGGACGGCAAAGCGAACTGAACTGCCGGACGTGGGGAGCGCGGACCGCGACCTGTTCGCGGCCGCTCGCCGACAGTGGCCCATCATCGTGAGCGGCGTCGCCATTCTCGGTGCGACCGGGTTCGTCTGGAACGGGTTCTTCAACTTCTTCCCGCAGTACGTGAACGCCTCGAAGGCGGGACTCGGGCCTGCGACCGGTCGGACGCTCCTCACCGTCGTCTTCGCGGCTGGGGTGCCTGCGTTCTGGCTGACGGGACGACTCGCCGACAGAGTGCCCCACGTCCCGCTGATGTTGACCGTCCTCGGCGCGTTCATCGCGTGTCTGTTGGTGCTGACTGTCGTCCAAGGCTTCTGGGCCATCGCCGTCGTCACCGCGATTCTGGGCTACGTCATCCACAGTCTCTTCCCGGCGATGGACACCTACCTGCTCGACTCACTGCCGGACGAAAATCGTGCCAGCGCCTACTCGCTGTACAGCGGTGCGATGATGATAGTGCAGGCTGGCGGCAGTTGGGGCGTCGGCGAGTTGGTCGAAGCGGGCTATCAGTACGACACCATCTTCCGAACGTTCGCGGGCGCGCTTGTCGCTATACTGGCCGTGCTGGTCGTGCTGTACGCCGCGAACAAACTACCGACCGGTGGACGGGACCCCACCGTAGCACGCGGCGATTAG
- a CDS encoding glycosyltransferase family protein, whose amino-acid sequence MEYGQERIATLHELTDHVPDAPTSRAAVVVPMTEREYAGLAAERVLSELERVSPGRVVVPLRAPAEKVSAFCEWLSAFDLPLDVLWCNGPGVTDLLADHGLNGDAGKGRDVWLALGTAAATHDYVVVHDADAKTYEAADVSRLLSPLAQGYDFAKGYYARVENGKLYGRLCRLFYAPLVQALADENPDAEILQYLDAFRYALAGEFAMTADLTRSVRVERHWGLEVGTLGEAFDYAGFEGTAQVDLGHYEHDHRAVSGPTGLGDMSEHVAAALFRTVESRGVEPSYADLVENYRRVADEFVEQYAADAAFNGLSYDRMAEREQVDIYAEAISPLGGKDSRLPTWTETDLPPATVLETSQSDVSDVRDD is encoded by the coding sequence ATGGAGTACGGCCAAGAGCGCATCGCCACCCTTCACGAGTTGACCGACCACGTCCCCGACGCACCGACGAGTCGCGCCGCCGTGGTGGTCCCGATGACCGAGCGCGAGTACGCCGGACTGGCCGCCGAGCGCGTCCTCTCGGAGTTAGAGCGGGTGTCACCCGGTCGGGTGGTCGTCCCGCTCCGCGCGCCTGCCGAGAAGGTGTCGGCGTTCTGCGAGTGGCTCTCGGCGTTCGACCTGCCGCTCGACGTGCTGTGGTGCAACGGCCCCGGCGTGACCGACCTGCTGGCCGACCACGGCCTGAACGGCGACGCCGGAAAGGGCCGGGACGTGTGGCTTGCCCTCGGGACCGCCGCGGCGACTCACGACTACGTCGTCGTCCACGACGCCGACGCGAAGACCTACGAGGCCGCGGACGTGTCCCGTCTGCTGTCCCCGCTCGCGCAGGGCTACGACTTCGCCAAGGGCTACTACGCTCGCGTCGAGAACGGCAAACTGTACGGACGGCTCTGTCGGCTCTTCTACGCGCCGCTCGTGCAGGCACTCGCCGATGAGAATCCGGACGCAGAAATTCTTCAGTATCTCGACGCGTTCCGCTACGCACTGGCTGGAGAGTTCGCCATGACCGCGGACCTCACTCGCTCGGTCCGCGTCGAGCGCCACTGGGGACTCGAAGTCGGGACGCTCGGCGAGGCGTTCGACTACGCCGGATTCGAGGGAACTGCACAGGTCGATTTGGGCCACTACGAACACGACCACCGTGCGGTCTCCGGACCGACCGGACTCGGCGACATGAGCGAACACGTCGCCGCCGCGCTCTTTCGGACTGTCGAATCTCGTGGCGTCGAACCGTCGTACGCCGACTTGGTCGAAAACTATCGACGCGTCGCCGACGAGTTCGTCGAGCAGTACGCTGCCGACGCGGCGTTCAACGGCCTTTCGTACGACCGTATGGCCGAGCGCGAGCAGGTCGATATCTACGCCGAGGCGATTTCGCCACTTGGTGGGAAGGACTCGCGTCTGCCGACGTGGACCGAGACCGACCTTCCGCCAGCGACGGTGCTGGAGACGTCCCAGAGCGACGTCTCGGACGTTCGTGACGACTAA
- a CDS encoding phospholipase D family protein, giving the protein MVEQEVFDNRLTGKLVAEAVLRLFESDGTVYLATGYLTWSGYLTIADSLREFLARNPDNRVVIVVSTGADQFSRLVANAIWDLDVDDRCQLLTYRDGFIHPKLYIRDGEDPALVMGSANLTWDGLGKNLELAWYYRADDTDDEIFQSHLDWMHSFVGECDTVTPDDLRRSVRLRKTADTWLSKGRINLPQMVRGALPFGRREPPAVPPLLGEFDGAESDDE; this is encoded by the coding sequence ATGGTCGAGCAGGAAGTCTTCGACAATCGCCTCACTGGGAAGTTGGTCGCCGAGGCAGTCCTGCGGTTGTTCGAATCCGACGGCACGGTTTATCTGGCGACGGGCTACCTGACGTGGTCGGGCTATCTCACCATCGCCGACTCGCTCCGAGAGTTTCTGGCGCGGAATCCGGACAACCGTGTCGTAATCGTCGTCTCGACCGGCGCAGACCAGTTCTCCCGTCTGGTCGCCAACGCAATCTGGGACCTCGACGTGGACGACCGCTGTCAGCTACTGACCTACCGGGACGGGTTCATCCACCCGAAACTCTACATCCGTGACGGCGAGGACCCCGCCTTAGTCATGGGGTCGGCGAACCTCACGTGGGACGGACTCGGGAAGAACCTCGAACTCGCTTGGTACTACCGCGCGGACGACACTGACGACGAAATCTTCCAGTCGCACCTCGACTGGATGCACTCCTTCGTCGGCGAGTGCGACACCGTCACGCCCGACGACCTCCGGCGGAGCGTTCGCCTGCGCAAGACTGCCGACACGTGGCTCTCGAAGGGTCGCATCAACCTCCCGCAGATGGTTCGGGGGGCGCTTCCGTTCGGGCGACGAGAGCCACCCGCGGTGCCGCCGCTCTTGGGCGAATTCGACGGAGCAGAGTCGGACGACGAGTAG
- a CDS encoding metallophosphoesterase family protein, with protein sequence MSSKILVAGDVHLGAENANAEAFGGFLDSVSQNCTGIEQFVLLGDVWDLVRRDPFGCAWETSETVTRLKRLAEEIPVSFVYGNHDTYLRNLDDALYGVEFRDQHALESGGQRVQFRHGQSFDRLQSDVVSTYLSGAGDRGDIDPTNGRKDPIVASGRRLVQRSKRGLKLAASSLLGADAGFDGTPTYPRRERRAHSHVEEIAADKLVYGHTHVPYVHPDNTVANPGSWKSTAPVHNTFLVVEDGDIELYQYDDADAAESPEGDSTGSLDALGTPISGVSF encoded by the coding sequence GTGAGCAGCAAAATACTCGTCGCTGGAGACGTTCACCTCGGGGCCGAGAACGCGAACGCCGAGGCGTTCGGTGGCTTCCTCGATAGCGTCTCGCAGAACTGTACCGGAATCGAACAGTTCGTCCTGCTCGGCGACGTGTGGGACCTCGTGCGCCGAGACCCGTTCGGGTGCGCGTGGGAGACCAGCGAGACGGTGACGCGCCTGAAGCGGTTGGCCGAGGAGATACCGGTCTCGTTCGTCTACGGGAACCACGACACGTACCTCCGGAACTTGGACGACGCGCTGTACGGCGTCGAGTTCCGCGACCAGCACGCCCTCGAAAGCGGCGGCCAGCGGGTGCAGTTCCGCCACGGGCAATCGTTCGACAGACTCCAATCGGACGTGGTCTCGACCTACCTCTCGGGGGCCGGAGACCGCGGCGACATCGACCCCACTAACGGCCGCAAAGACCCGATAGTGGCCAGCGGCCGCCGACTCGTCCAGCGAAGCAAGCGAGGACTCAAGTTGGCGGCGAGTTCCCTACTCGGCGCTGACGCGGGGTTCGATGGGACGCCGACGTACCCGCGCCGCGAACGGCGTGCACACTCCCACGTCGAGGAAATAGCGGCGGACAAACTCGTCTACGGCCACACCCACGTCCCGTACGTCCACCCGGACAACACGGTGGCGAATCCGGGGTCGTGGAAATCGACCGCGCCAGTTCACAACACGTTTCTGGTCGTCGAGGACGGCGACATCGAACTCTACCAGTACGACGACGCCGACGCCGCCGAGAGTCCCGAGGGCGACTCGACGGGGTCGCTCGACGCGCTCGGAACCCCCATCTCCGGCGTCTCGTTCTGA